The following is a genomic window from Crossiella equi.
GCGGTCCTGCTCCTCCCGGATGCCACCGGGGCCAACGTCATCGACGCCTACGTCACCTGGGCCTGGCGCGAACCCGGCGCCGATGTGCCGGACCCGTACCTGATCTACCAGCTCAGCAAGGAGAACAACCCCTACGGGCGCCGGGCGGAGATCGAGCGTGGCCTGTGGCGGGACCTGGACGCGCTGCTGCGCCACACCAGCCTGGGCTCCCAGTCGCGTCGGCCTCAGGTCTTCGACGGCCTCAAGGAGCTGCCCAGCGAGCTGCTGAACAGAGTTCGGATCCGCGCCTACGGCTTCGACCAGGACGGTCAGACGCGGGAGAAACGGTGGCTGTCCGCGCTCACCCCGCCGGTGCTCCACCGGATGGAGGAGGCATCCAAGGAAGCACCACAGCAGATCGGGCTGCTCCGTGAACACGCCGAAGCCTTGGGAGAGAAGCTGAAAACGGTACTCATCGGCGCCTGGCACCAGGCCACCGCAACCACCGATAAGGCCAAGACCGGGCCTTGGGCCGCTCGCGCCGCCCGCGTCTACTGGCCCGCCGCCGAACGGGAGTTCTGGGACCGCCTGGCCGCTGAAGAGATCGACACCTCACCGGACCGCTTCCGGGAGCTGGCCCACGATGCCATCGACGCCGCGCTGAGTGAGACCGATGAGGCCAAGCGCACCGTGGCCAAGGCGATCGCCGCCGCCCACCGCAACCTCGACCGCAAAGACCGTGGCAAGGAGAGCACGTGAGCACCGCCCTCACCACCCAAGCAGCCACGCCTGCCAGGGCCACGACCGTGGAGGAGAGGTTCGTCGAGCACATCCAGCAGCTGTGCGCCCGCTCGTCCGCAGCCCGCAACCAACTTCGTCGTACCGAACGTCGGCGCCCTGAAGATGTCAGCCGCGCCGTGCACCAGGTCGTGGCGCGCTGGCTGCCCGACAACCCCAGCCCAGGCCGCGAACGCGCCTACTACACCGTGGCCGCACTCCTCGCCGCCCAGCCCAACACCACCCACCGGAACATCGACGACCAGCCCCCGCCGGTAGTCGACGACACCGCCCCAGAGACGCGGCCACAGCAGCGGCGAGCCAACCGGGGGCGGCCCTGGCCCGAGCCTGTCTGGGACAGCCCGACGGCGCGAAGACGATCGGCTTTGCCGGCGCCGAACGGCACCCGGAGCTGATCTGCCGCCAAGGCCTGCACGGCCTGCACCGCCACCTTCCCGCCGTCATCCGCCGCATGAGCGAGATCGACGCCAGCCCGGACTGGGTGCGGCTGCTTAAAGACCTGGCCCGCTGGGAGTGCACGCCCCGGCTGGTGGCCAAGGAATGGCAGCAGATTTTTTACCGCACCGCCTACGATCCCGACGCCCTTCGGGCCGAAGAGTAGAACGTGACCAGCACCCCCGCTCGCTACTACCTCGACTACCACCTGCTGCACACCCTGTCCTGCGTCAACCTCAACCACGACGACCTCGGCCCGCCGAAGTCGATGGTCTACAGCGGTCGGGAGCAGGCGGGGAGTTGTGCATCGACAAGAGCGGGATGATCATCCTGGTCTACCTGCCCGAGGCCGCCATCGCCGAGCTCATTGCGGTTGCCTCCACTGCCGCGACGCTTCGTAGCCGAATCTACCGCCGAGGAAGCCAATCCGGCGGGGGAGGAAGTGGGCGGCGGGAAACCAAGCGGGGCCAGGGGAAGAAGGGTGCGGCCAGGTTGGCTGACTGCTTCCGCAGGAGATCACGTAGCGAGCGAATCCCGCGCAGTCTTGGATGGCCGGACCACGCAGGGTATGAAGGTACCGACGGCGGCTTCAGCTTGATGGTTGCCACCGACCGCACCTGCAGTGCGACCATCACCATGGTGGTCAACCAGCTCGTGGATCCGCATTCAGATGAGACGGTCGAGCTGGCGCTGAGCAACCAGTCCCGTGGCCTGCCAGGACGTCGCGCACATGGATGAAACATGGCGAGGTAGTCTCACTTGGCGATGGCCGACGGCTGCGGAGCTGGCACCGGTGGGCTAACACCAGGACCAGCTGAACTCCGCAGCCGCCGACCAGCTGCTACCCGCGAGTGCGTAGCAACAGCAAGATGAGGACCAGTCCGGCCTTCGCCAGAGTGACGGAGGCCGGACTGTCGCTTGTCGCGATCTCAGCCAGGTATTCCACCGCCAGCGGCATCAGTGCCAGGTAGCGCGCCTCATCCTCGGCCCGTCGTCGGCGGCCATTCTCGCCGCCATCCGACCGTTGATGTGCCTCCATCGCAACCCCGATTCTCGCCAGGCGCAGGCCACGAGGCTGTCCACCTCACCGATGGCCGTCTGCCGGACGCGTGAGGGCCTCCCCAAACTGAGGAGCCGAGGTCGCAGGAGCACAGGCAGGACCCTACCGCCTCCGCGCGAGTGGCGGCTTCCGGGTCCATGTCGAGGCGCTGCCTTCAACATAGCAACTTGCTTAACTCCTCTGCGGGGGATATTTTCTCACCGACCAATACGCTCCGCTGCTGCGGAGATGGCCCCTTGCTTTGCTGCAGGCGCCGATCCTCCCCGCGCATGCGGGGATGTCTACGAGACGGAAGATCGTGAGAATGGAACGCTGACCTTGGTGGCCTCCGACCTTGACGCCCTTGCTGCGTGGGGAAAATCGAGCAAAGGGCGGTCCCATCCACTCGTATGCCATGCGCTCGACACGGCAGCGGTTGCCGACCGAGTGCTCGCGTTGTTCGTCGGGCCTGCTCTCAGGCGGGAACTGGTCGAAGCGCTCGCGCCACTCGGGCAGCCGGAGATCTGGGTCGGCACACTGTGTGGACTGCACGACCTCGGGAAGGTCACACCTACCTTCCAAGGGTTGAACCGAGCAGTCTCGAAATTCGATGCGGTGGCGATGCGTGACATCGAGCGAGTCGAGCGCCAAGCGGGCGTTTCCCGGCGAGTCGACACCCCACACGGCATCGTCACCGCCCTGCACTTCCGGCAGATGCTGCGGGCCTGGGGGGCTACCCCGATCACGGCGGAGGTGATCGCCGGGGCGTTGGGCGGGCACCACGGACACTTCCCGAGCACCGGCTCGGTACGGCAGGCGCAACGCGAGGTCAACAACCACGGCGGTGCGAGGTGGGAGGCGATCCGGGAGGACGTGGCTCGGCGGGTCCTGGAGTTGCGCGGGCTCCCAGACCCCACTGGTTTGCCCTGGGGGCGTGTGCAGGCCAACGAGGTGGTTGGTACGGCGCTGGCCGCGCTGACGACATTGAGCGACTGGATCGCCTCCGACGTTACGAACTTCGAGTTCGCCGCCCCTGACGACCTGGAGGCCTACACCCGCCACGCCAACTCGCTGGCGGACGCCGCGGTTGGCCGCCTGGAATGGAAGGCTTGGCAGCTGGCCACCACCTTCGTCGACTTGTTCCCGGCATACCCGGTGCGCCCGGTGCAGTCCGTTGTGGAGGCGCTGACCAAAGACCTGGCCGAGCCCGGGCTTGTCGTGATCGAGGCCCCGACAGGCGAGGGCAAGACCAAAGCCGCTTTGCAGGCCGCGGCCGCGCTGTCCGCCAACACCGGTGCCGCGGGTGCGTACATCGCGGCGCCGACTAGGGCAACGGGCCAGCAGACGTTCAGGGAGCTCGACAAGCTGTTGTGCCAGCACGGCGATCCCGCACGGCCGGAGCTGGTCCACGCCGGAGCGGCTGAGTTCCTGGCTGAACTCGCCGCGCGACCGACCAGCGTGGGGGAGGACGATGAACAAGACTCGGACCTCCGGGCGCAGTCCTGGTTCACCAACAAAAAGAACCTTCTTGCGCCTGTTGGGGTGGGCACGGTCGACCAGGCGCTGAAAGGGGCCATCCGGTCCGGCCATGCCTTCGTGCGCCTGGTGGCGCTGACGAACAAGGTGTTTGTGGTGGATGAGGTCCACGCCTACGACACCTACATGTCCACCCTGCTCGACCGCTTGTTGGCCTGGTTGGGACGGATGGGCGTCAGCGTTGTGCTGTTGTCGGCCACTCTGCCCCGGCGTCGCCGTGACGAACTGATCGCCGCGTGGCGGGCCGGCGCGCTCGGGAGCATGCGGGCCGAACCACCGAAGCGGCACCGCGAGGATGCCTATCCCCGGGTCACCTTGGCGACCAGGGATAAGCCGGCCGAGGAGCACCCGGCCGAGCTGTCCGAGCTGAACGCGTCCAGGCCATTGGCGCTCAAGCGCATCTCTGACGACGAGGTCGTGGCCTGGGCTCTGGAGGAGGCCGGGAAAGGGCGGGCAGTGGCTGTCGTGCACAACCTCGTGCGCAGAGCGACCCACACCTACCAACAACTCCAGAGAAGCCTCACCAGGCTACCGAAGGGCAGGCGACCGAAGCTCTACCTGTACACCGGCCGGTTGACCAGCGGTCAACGTCGTGCGGTGGAGAACAAGCTGATCGACAGCTTCGGCGAGGGCGGGTCCCGGCATGCGGCGATCATCGTCGGGACCCAGGTGCTGGAGCAGGGACTGGACCTGGACTTCGACGCGATGCTCACCGACCTGGCCCCAGTGGACGTGCTGACCCAGCGCGCGGGCCGGCTGCACCGGCACTCCCGAGGTGGTAGCCGGGGAGAGTTCGTCCTGCACCTGGCCGGAGTCGCGGACGGCGACACCGGACCGGTTTTCCCGCCTTATCTCGACCGGGTGTACGATTCCATGATCTTGTTGCGAACCTGGGCTCTTCTGCGGGACAAGAAGAGCATCACACTACCCGCCGACGTGCCCGAGCTGATCGACGCCGTGTACGACCCGGCGGAGGGGATCGGTTGCCCGGCAGGGTGGCACGAGGCCTGGCAGGCCGCTGCGGAAAAGCTTTCACGTGCGCGCACCGAGTCCAATCACAAGGCCCGGCTCATGTACGTTCCGCATCCGGCTGCCCTCGACGACCTGAGCGAGCTCACCCGCAACCCGATGAACACCAGCCGAACCCGGGAAAAGAGCAGGAGGCGTTGACTTCCGTGCCCGACGATCAGGAAACGCTGAGTGTCGACGTCGTCCTGCTCACCTTGGACTGGAACCGGTGCAGACCGGTCGACAGCGATGTCGAGGTAGACCTGAACGGCAACAGCGAGCCGTCGAACGAGGTCGTCTCAGCTCTGCTGAACTCCGCGCTCACCCTCGTCGCCGAGGGCGACATCCCACCCGACCTCGTTGGCGAACTCGTTGAAACTGCCGTGCCCCCGTTGTTCCGGTCCAGCCCCTCGCTGTTGGACCACCGGGCTTTGCTGTTCTCGGACGGCCGGTGTGCCGTCGGCGGCCACCTGCTCCAGTACCACCAGGCGAGCGGCCTGGAACTCGGTGAGCCTCCCGCCGAACCGCCCATGGTCGAACAGTCCTTCGACTTGCTCACCCAGCCGTGGATCCCGGTGCTGTGCAACGACGGCAACACCGACATGGTCAGCTTGACCGACCTGTTCACCCGTTCGCGGACGATCCGTCGGATCACCGGCGAGACCGCGCCGATGACGGCCGCGCTGTACCGGCTTGTGCTGGCCTTGCTGCACCGGATCTACGGACCAGGAAGCGAGACCGAGTGGAAGGACCTGTGGGAAACGGAGAGCTTCCCGCGCGGTCCCATGGCCGAGTACCGCGACCGCTTCGCTGACCGGTTCGACCTCTTCCATGAAACACGCCCGTTCCTCCAATGTCCGCAGCTCGCCGCCCTGCGGCCTGCCACGCCCGCAAAACTGGTCCCCTACCGTGCTGTGGGCAACAACGTCACCCTCTTCGACCACACCACCGCTGACGACGAAGTCGTTCTGCGCGCTGACGAAGCAGCTCGGTGGCTGGTCACAACGCATGCCTTCGACCCTGGCGGGATGAAGACGCCTTTCCTGAAGGACAAGTCCTCCGAACGCGCGCACTGCAACAACTTCGGCGTGATCCTGGTAGAGGGCGCGAACCTGCACGAGACGTTGCTGCTGAACACGCTGGTCTATCACCCGGTGAACGAGAGGCCGGTGATGACCACCGCGGACGACTGCCCGGTCTGGGAGCGGGAGGAACCACCGCTCGGCCTGCCCGGCAAGGCCCGGCCGCGTGGCTGGACCGACCTGCTCACGTGGCCGTCGCGACGGATCCTGCTGTCGAGCGAGAACGGGATGGTCACCGGCGTTGTGCTCACCCCCGGCGACCGGCTCATGATCGATGTGGTCGCCGAGGAGAAGATGGCCGCCTTCCGACGACCACGCGATCCCAAGGGCAAGATCAAGAAAGACGCTCCGCTGCTGCCAGTGCGACTTCACCCGGTGCGAGGGGTGTGGAGGCACAGCGTCGATCTGCTGATGAAAGACCTGTGGCTTGAGGGCGACCACCACCGTGCGCCGGCACTCGACCAGCTCGACCACTTCACCGGTCGTGAGCACATTCCGGCCGACGCGGAATACACCCTGCGCGTGTTCGGGCAGCGTCTGGACAAGAAGGCCGCCGTGATCGAGGCCTGGCAGGAGGAAGAGGTGCCTGCCCCGGTCCCGTTGCTGCGTTCCCGGGACGAACGGGTTGGTGGCCTGATCGGTGAGGCCATCTCACTCGCCGACGAGATCGGCTCAGCCCTGCGAGCCCTGCAGGCGAACTTCCGCCGGGAGCTGAAGGCCGAGCCATACGCCGACATCGACCTCTCCTACTGGCCTCGGCTGGCCCGCCCGTTCGGGACGTTGTTGAGCAGCATCGGCCGGTGTCTTGACGAAGGCAAAACCGCATGGGACCCCGCGTGGACGTGGGCAGAAGCGGTGATCCGGCTCGGAGAGGAGACCGCCAGCCGGTGGGTGCGGTCCTCGCCTCTGGAGGCCACCAGCTTGCTCGTGCTCGGCAAGCATCACGCCCAGTTCCTGAGTCGGCTGGCTACAACGAAGAAGACCTATCGCCTGAAGATCGTCGGCTACTGCGCGCCGGAGGACGATGATGACTGACCGGACCCCGACGCCTCGAACGAGCTACATCGCTCAGTTGCACGGCATCGAGCGTGCTCTGAACTCGGGTATTCAAAAACGGGTTGCTGGTGCCCGTCACGACCTGGCCTTGCTACGCCGAAGCTTGACCGGCGGGCGCCAGGCTGAGGCATACGAGGTCGTGTTCCGCGACGCGATGCCCGACCGCAGCCAGGAACAGGAGGTCTGGGTGCTGGTGGGTGGGCTGTTCGCCTTGCACCCGTCGCCCTGGCGGGATGCCGGACGGATCCGCAGCATCGGGGCATCGATGGGATTGCTGAGCAAGAAGGCGCCCAACGCGGCCACCGTGACCAGACGATTCACCCAGCTCCTCGGACGCAGCCCGGCAGCACTTCCGTACGACCTTCGGCAAGCCGTGCGCCTTCTCGCGGACCACGGTGTCCCGGTCCACTACGGCAGGCTCCTCGACGACCTGGTTGTTCTGCTGGGCAAGGAACCTCGTGGTGAACGCGCCAGCGAGGTCCGGCTCACCTGGGCCCGCGAGTACCACCTGCCCCGTACCGCCACGACCACCACCGAGCCGGCCGAACCAGGCTCGACTGCTCTGGAGAACACACCGTGATCATCGAACTGCACCTGCTCCAGTCCTTCCCGGTGAGCAATCTCAACCGCGACGACCTCGGCCAGCCCAAGACCGCGTCGGTCGGTGGCCACCTCAGAGCCCGGATCTCCAGCCAGAGCCTCAAACGAGCCGCGCGAAAGCTCTTCACCGAGTACGGACTCGACAAGTCCGAGGTCGGTGTGCGTACCAAACGGTTGCTCACGCAGGTAGAGAACCAGTTGGCTGACCAGGGGCGCGACCGGGATGAAGCGCGAGGCGTGGTCATCGCGGCGCTGGAACAGCTCGGCTTCGGCGTCGACTCGGCCAAGGGACTCACCGAGTACCTGCTGTTCGTCAGCACGGAGACGATCGACCGGCTGGCCGAGCTCTGCACACAGAACTGGGACAGCCTGTCGGCCTTCGCCTCGGCCAAGTCGGGAGCGAAGCAGGCCAAGGCCAAACTCGACAAGGCGGCCCAGGCGGAGGTCAAGCGTGTCCTGGATGCCAGCCGCGCCACCGACATCGCGCTGTTCGGCCGTATGATCGCTGACAACAAAGACCTCAACGTCGACGCCGCGTCCCAGGTCGCCCATGCGATCTCCACCCACGTGGCCGTCACCGAGTTCGACTACTTCACCGCCGTGGATGACTTCCTGCCCACCGAGGAGTCCGGCGCGGACATGATCGGCACGGTGGACTTCAACTCCGCCTGCTACTACCGGTACGCCAACATCAACCTGGAACAACTGGCCCGGAACCTCGACAACGACCGCGACTTGGTGCGCCGCGCCGCCAAGGCGTGGCTGTACGCCTTCATCAACGCCGTTCCCGGTGGCAAGCAGAACTCGACGGCGGCCCGGACGATGCCTGACACCCTGCTGGGCGTGGCCCGCCCGCACGGCGCGTGGAACCTGTCCAACGCCTTCCTCAACCCGGTCAGCGCCGACGACTTGATGGCAGAGTCCACGACCAGGCTGATCGACCACTTCACCAAGCTCAGGTCCTTCTACGGGAAGTCCAACATCGCCTCCGCTGTGGCCGCCTCGGTCTCCAGGGACTTGGCACCGGCCGACGGACTGGCCATCGCGGACAACGTCGATGACTTCGTCGAGGCGGTACTGACCGGGGCAGCGGCGTGACGACGAGCTTGGCGCTGTGCTTCGACGCGCCCATGCAGTCGTGGGGGACACGGGCCCGGGGAATCGTCCGCGACAGCACCGCGGAGCCGACGAAGTCCGGGGTGATCGGAGTGCTCGGCGCCGCTCTAGGCGTTGAACGGGATGACGAGCCACGCATCGCCGAGCTGGCCGAGCTGCGCCTGGGCGTGCGGGTGGATCGCGAAGGGCTTCTGGAACGCGACTACCACACCACCCAGGATGTTCCCACCACGCAGGGAACCGGTCACCGCACCGTCGTCAGCGAGCGCTACTACCTGGCCAACGCCCTGTTCCTCGTGGTCCTGGAAGGCGAGAGGCTGCTGCTGGAGCGGGTGGCTGACGCGATACGCAATCCCCGCTACCCGATGTTCTTCGGCCGCAAGGCGTACGTCCCGTCGCGACCCTTGCTGCTCCCGGAGGCTGCTCCCGTGGACCGCGGCCTTGACGAGATGATCGCTGAGCACAGCTGGCTCGAACCGTCTGATCTAGCCCGGAATCGTGCACTGCGAGACAAGGAGCGATCGGCACTGCGCACGGTGGTCGACTGCGCGCCAACCCAGGCGGGAGCGGAAGCCCGCAACGACCAACCGGTGAGCTTCGCCCACGACCACCGCCGACACGGCCCCCGAACAGTCCTCGTCAGCCAAACCCCCCTCACCGACCGCATGATCGTAGAGGGAGTGAGTCTGTGTTCCTGACAAAACTCGTGATCAACCCCCTGTCCCCGCAGTTCCGGACGGATGCCCGCGATGTCCAGAACATGCACCGCACGGTGATGTCCGGCTTTCCGGAAGAGCAGCCCAGCGATGCCTACAGGCAGACACACGGCGTGCTGTGGCGACTGGACCAAACCGACCACATCGTCCACTACGTTCAGAGCGCGACCGAACCCGACTGGAGCCGTCTCCCTGAGAGTCACCTGATCGGCTCCGCCCAGGTCCGCTCACTGCAGCCAGTCCTGGACGCCATCGCTCCAGGCCGAAAATTCGCCTTCCGGCTACAGGCCAACGCCACGCGCTGCGTCCGGACCGACGACAAGCCGCACGTCCCCACCCGAGTGCCGCTCAAAGATCCCGACGAACAACTGGGATGGCTGGCCAGGAAGGGCGATCAACACGGCTTCGTAATCCCGGCAGGTCACCACGGCCGCCCTGACGTCGCCGCAAGCCCGGTCTCGCGGCTCACCGGTAACCGGAAGAACCACCGCCTGACTATCACCCCAGTCCGGTTCGACGGCCACCTCGTCGTCACCGATGCCGAGGTGTTTCGCCAGGCGGTCATCGGCGGCATCGGTCGCGCAAAGGCGTATGGCTGCGGCCTTCTGAGCCTCACCCGTCCACTCTCTCCTTGATGGGACGGTGGAGAGGTGCTATGCGCTACGTTCGAGCTGGCTCTTGTCCGCTCAGGCGCCGGACGAGGTGAACTCCGCTATGAACCGCTCACTACCCCAGCGGTCATGTCGGGTACCCCGGGCATCCCGCCGCGCAACCAGGCCACGCGCGCGCCGCTGAGCGCTGGAGGCCGGCACCCCGGTCAGCCAGGCCCTGTCGACGGCCAACACCAGCCTGTACCTCGATGGGGCAGTAGACCTGCATACCCTTGGAACTGTTCGTGGTGCACACCGAGCTCAGCCCGCCGGCGGCCACGATCTCCCACGGGCGCTCGGCGATCCGGCAACAGGTCACGATCGTCGTGCCGGGCCCGGGGGCCAGGTCGAAGACCAGCCGGTCGGGCAGCCTGCGGGTGAGCCCGGGGGCGATCCGCCACTGCGGGACGTGCAGTTCCAGCGCGGCGAGGTCGGCCAGCCACATCAACCCGGCCAACTCCGTGACCAACGGGTACTCGATCACGCCGTTCGTGCCGTCTCGGCTGCGGCGCCCGCTGGTGGGCAGATGGGCGGTCGGCAGCCAGTCCGGGGCACCGCGCGAGACGTTCTTCTCGAAGAAGCTCTGCCCACGCACGCCGTCGGGGGAAGCGGAGCACCGTGACCGGACGCCCGGCCAGGTGCGGCAGCAGCACCGCGGCGAATTGGGCGTAGTAGTCCAGCACCTGCGCTTTGCTGAACCCGCCGGGGAACAGAGGCTTGTCCAGATTGGACAGCGTGAGGTGTCGGCATCGACCTGCACCACCTGCCGCGTAAGCGCCGCCTCGGCGACCGGCTGTGGTGCCGGAGCGTGGCCGCCCGGCTCTGGTAGGAAGATCTGGGCGGGTTCGCGGTCCTCGCGCAGGCCGCGCCAGGCGGTGAGCCGCAACCGGCCCGCGCCGCGGGTGAACTGCGGGTAGACCACCTCTCCGACCGACACCGGCCGCACGGCGGGCACGTTCGGCGAACCCGGTGCCCGCGTCACCGATGTAGACCAGGCCCCCGGTAGTAGGGTCGTGTGCGCCCCGCAGCAGCCCAGCGATGTTGCGGTCAGTCGGTTCTGTCCCGGGCGTTAGCCGCAGACGAGTACCTCCTGGCTCTGGACCAAGGTGTGCTTGAGCCAGGCGTTGGTGCGCGCGCCTGGGGTGTAGGGGGCGGTGACCAGCTTCGCGGCCAGGCCCTCCTCGCCGTCGTGGGCGACCTGGTCGAGCAAGGCCTGCGGTGTCATCCGGTCGGCGGTCAACGCCTCGAACTCATACGCCGGTGCGACCGCGACCCGGCGCGGATCTCGCATCGGCAGCTCCGCGAGCAGTTGGCGCGACTCGGCTTACCGGCTGTGGGGCAATAGCAGGTCGGATTAATACGTGGTCCGCTTGAGGGTGAGGGGGTCGTGCCAGTTTGCCGTGGACGGGCACGACCTCGACGCGGGCAGCACCATCCACGGGTCTGAGTGGCAGTACGCCCAGTCAACCGCTCCTGGTGCCCGGGTTCGCTACCTCGTGCTGCCGTCTGCGCTGGTCACCGATGCGTTGCGGGTGCGCCTCGGGGACGAGCCGTTGGGGACGCTCGAGTTCGAGCCGGCTGGTCGGCCGCGATCGACCTCGTCGAGGCCGCATTTGGTCTGTATGACCGGGAAGCATCGGAAAGAGATGGCGCCTAGTGGGATAGGTAACATTGGCGAGCGCCTTCAAGGTGATGTTTCTGTCGGCGTGGCGTGCTACGAAGCGGGGGCTCATGGTGTAAAAATCGGCAGCTCCGGCACGGTCGTAGTGGGCCGACTGGGTGAACTCAGGTGAACAGCTTGCGGTGTGCGCTGGCTGGGTATTAGAAATATTTCCGGTCGATCGGCTCGGGGAGGTGTCGATAGGCGTGTCTTCGTTCACGCGCGCCTGATTTATTTGTCGGCGGTTCTCGCTGGGGTCAGGTTGACTTCTGCTCGTGTCGTACGGGCGATGGTGTCTTAGTGAACGATGACGAAGGCGACCTCGTCGTGATTCTGAACTCCTATCGTGGAGTGCAGGGGGGAATAATGATGCGATTTCGTGCACGTGCTGTTTTGGCATGCGCCGCGACTACTTGTGCGGCGATTCTGGCCGCCGCCGGCTTGGCCACGGCGCAGACGCCGGCTACCTCAGGCCCTACTCCGCCGTCGCCGGGGATGGCCGCGGTTGCCTTCGCTGACGTGCCGACCGGGTTCATGGTCAACGCCAACAGCGGTCGCTGCCTGATCGTGCCCGGCGGTGACGGAGGCAATGGTGTCCAGGTCCGTCAGCACGACTGCCTGGGGCAGGACTACCGGCGCTGGGAGATCGGTCAGACTGAACCCGGCTACGTGATGATCCGGAACAAGCAGACCCAGAAGTGCCTGGCCATCCCAGGAGCCGACCCCGCTGACGGGGTCCCGGTCATCCAGCACGAATGCGTTCGTGAGTGGCAGGACCAGCGCTGGCAGCGCGTGCCGGTGGACAACGGCTTCGCCTACGTCAACTCCGTCACCGGGCGATGCATCTCGGTCAAGGACGCTGTTCAGTGGAGTGACGCGCCGATCGTCCAGCAGGAGTGCGCGTTCACTCCGTTCCAGGTCTGGCGCGAATACAAGTAGAGTCCAAGCGACTCGATCAGCGAGAGGCGGAACGGCGCGGATGCGGTGGCTGAGGTGGGCTCGCGTAGTCGGGGTGGCTGTCCTCTTGGTGGCCGTTCTCGGTGTGCTGACTCCCATCTCGGCCGACAGTCCGGTGCCCGGGACCTGGGCTGACTGCGGCACTGCTGTGTCGGAACTCCTACCCGCGGATGCCGATCTCACTGTTGAGGGCGGTATTGTCATCGACCGCAACTCTCCTGCGGGCCAGTTCGTCCTGGATTGTGTCGACGCTCGGCGTGGCCGTTGGGTGTGGTTCGGCGTGGCGGTACTCGCTGGCGCCCTGTTGTTCGCCGCTGGTACGAAGAGTCCAATTATCTGGCCTCGCGGCTAACTCCTTGCTCGCTCGCCGCTGTGGCAGAGCTGGGCTAAGTCAACGTGCGATTCTGATTTTCAAGTAGCCGGTCTCTTCTGTCCTTTCTATCTGCGAGCTGAGCGCATCGGAATAGCCTGAATTCCGGTGTGTGGCTCTCGGTTGATCTTTTGGAGCGAGCGTGCCCATAAGCATGCGTCGCGGCACAATGCTGGCCGCGATGACGACAGCAGCGCTGACAACCCTGTCCGTGCTCACCCCCTTACCCGCCCTGGCCAACCGTGAGTGTGAGCTCGGCTCCCGCTATGCCGCGGCCAACCTGTGCGTCGACCCTGCGGAGAACATGTACGGGATCTTCGCGACCTGGCTTCACAAGCCCGTCACCTTCCAGCCCGGTGCCGTGGGCGATGCCTTCGTGGAGAGCACCGTGCAGGTG
Proteins encoded in this region:
- a CDS encoding type I-E CRISPR-associated protein Cse2/CasB, which gives rise to MSTALTTQAATPARATTVEERFVEHIQQLCARSSAARNQLRRTERRRPEDVSRAVHQVVARWLPDNPSPGRERAYYTVAALLAAQPNTTHRNIDDQPPPVVDDTAPETRPQQRRANRGRPWPEPVWDSPTARRRSALPAPNGTRS
- a CDS encoding type I-E CRISPR-associated protein Cse2/CasB is translated as MGQPDGAKTIGFAGAERHPELICRQGLHGLHRHLPAVIRRMSEIDASPDWVRLLKDLARWECTPRLVAKEWQQIFYRTAYDPDALRAEE
- the cas3 gene encoding CRISPR-associated helicase Cas3', which codes for MASDLDALAAWGKSSKGRSHPLVCHALDTAAVADRVLALFVGPALRRELVEALAPLGQPEIWVGTLCGLHDLGKVTPTFQGLNRAVSKFDAVAMRDIERVERQAGVSRRVDTPHGIVTALHFRQMLRAWGATPITAEVIAGALGGHHGHFPSTGSVRQAQREVNNHGGARWEAIREDVARRVLELRGLPDPTGLPWGRVQANEVVGTALAALTTLSDWIASDVTNFEFAAPDDLEAYTRHANSLADAAVGRLEWKAWQLATTFVDLFPAYPVRPVQSVVEALTKDLAEPGLVVIEAPTGEGKTKAALQAAAALSANTGAAGAYIAAPTRATGQQTFRELDKLLCQHGDPARPELVHAGAAEFLAELAARPTSVGEDDEQDSDLRAQSWFTNKKNLLAPVGVGTVDQALKGAIRSGHAFVRLVALTNKVFVVDEVHAYDTYMSTLLDRLLAWLGRMGVSVVLLSATLPRRRRDELIAAWRAGALGSMRAEPPKRHREDAYPRVTLATRDKPAEEHPAELSELNASRPLALKRISDDEVVAWALEEAGKGRAVAVVHNLVRRATHTYQQLQRSLTRLPKGRRPKLYLYTGRLTSGQRRAVENKLIDSFGEGGSRHAAIIVGTQVLEQGLDLDFDAMLTDLAPVDVLTQRAGRLHRHSRGGSRGEFVLHLAGVADGDTGPVFPPYLDRVYDSMILLRTWALLRDKKSITLPADVPELIDAVYDPAEGIGCPAGWHEAWQAAAEKLSRARTESNHKARLMYVPHPAALDDLSELTRNPMNTSRTREKSRRR
- the casA gene encoding type I-E CRISPR-associated protein Cse1/CasA, whose protein sequence is MPDDQETLSVDVVLLTLDWNRCRPVDSDVEVDLNGNSEPSNEVVSALLNSALTLVAEGDIPPDLVGELVETAVPPLFRSSPSLLDHRALLFSDGRCAVGGHLLQYHQASGLELGEPPAEPPMVEQSFDLLTQPWIPVLCNDGNTDMVSLTDLFTRSRTIRRITGETAPMTAALYRLVLALLHRIYGPGSETEWKDLWETESFPRGPMAEYRDRFADRFDLFHETRPFLQCPQLAALRPATPAKLVPYRAVGNNVTLFDHTTADDEVVLRADEAARWLVTTHAFDPGGMKTPFLKDKSSERAHCNNFGVILVEGANLHETLLLNTLVYHPVNERPVMTTADDCPVWEREEPPLGLPGKARPRGWTDLLTWPSRRILLSSENGMVTGVVLTPGDRLMIDVVAEEKMAAFRRPRDPKGKIKKDAPLLPVRLHPVRGVWRHSVDLLMKDLWLEGDHHRAPALDQLDHFTGREHIPADAEYTLRVFGQRLDKKAAVIEAWQEEEVPAPVPLLRSRDERVGGLIGEAISLADEIGSALRALQANFRRELKAEPYADIDLSYWPRLARPFGTLLSSIGRCLDEGKTAWDPAWTWAEAVIRLGEETASRWVRSSPLEATSLLVLGKHHAQFLSRLATTKKTYRLKIVGYCAPEDDDD
- the casB gene encoding type I-E CRISPR-associated protein Cse2/CasB — its product is MTDRTPTPRTSYIAQLHGIERALNSGIQKRVAGARHDLALLRRSLTGGRQAEAYEVVFRDAMPDRSQEQEVWVLVGGLFALHPSPWRDAGRIRSIGASMGLLSKKAPNAATVTRRFTQLLGRSPAALPYDLRQAVRLLADHGVPVHYGRLLDDLVVLLGKEPRGERASEVRLTWAREYHLPRTATTTTEPAEPGSTALENTP
- the cas7e gene encoding type I-E CRISPR-associated protein Cas7/Cse4/CasC is translated as MIIELHLLQSFPVSNLNRDDLGQPKTASVGGHLRARISSQSLKRAARKLFTEYGLDKSEVGVRTKRLLTQVENQLADQGRDRDEARGVVIAALEQLGFGVDSAKGLTEYLLFVSTETIDRLAELCTQNWDSLSAFASAKSGAKQAKAKLDKAAQAEVKRVLDASRATDIALFGRMIADNKDLNVDAASQVAHAISTHVAVTEFDYFTAVDDFLPTEESGADMIGTVDFNSACYYRYANINLEQLARNLDNDRDLVRRAAKAWLYAFINAVPGGKQNSTAARTMPDTLLGVARPHGAWNLSNAFLNPVSADDLMAESTTRLIDHFTKLRSFYGKSNIASAVAASVSRDLAPADGLAIADNVDDFVEAVLTGAAA